The following coding sequences are from one Virgibacillus necropolis window:
- a CDS encoding PIN/TRAM domain-containing protein, whose amino-acid sequence MLKKIVHLFFLIAGATIGYLYIPDIIKLLNFTDVKWVASPYLGLLLGAIILFLITYWATDYIVGFLRWTEDTLIKLPVGDLFFGSLGLIIGLVIAFLINIPLKDIQIELVSQVIPLFLTFFLGYFGFQVGFRRRDEFLTLLTVNRKDRERKKSDETETTERIQPKAKILDTSVIIDGRIADICQTSFLEGTIVIPEFVLGELQHIADSSDVLKRNRGRRGLDVLNRIQKEIPVNVEIYEGDFEEIQEVDSKLIKLAKVIDGIVVTNDFNLNKVCDFQGVHVLNINDLANAVKPVVLPGEELMVQVIKDGKEQNQGIAYLDDGTMIVVEEGRNYIGKTIEVLITSVLQTSAGRMIFAKPKLLEKAQ is encoded by the coding sequence GTGCTGAAAAAAATTGTGCATTTATTTTTTCTTATTGCAGGAGCTACCATTGGATATTTATATATCCCGGATATTATTAAATTGTTGAATTTTACTGATGTGAAGTGGGTGGCGTCACCATATTTAGGTTTATTGTTAGGTGCAATCATTCTATTTCTTATCACATACTGGGCAACAGACTATATCGTAGGGTTCCTGCGATGGACTGAAGATACACTCATCAAATTACCAGTAGGTGATTTATTCTTTGGAAGTTTAGGATTAATTATTGGGTTAGTAATTGCATTTTTAATCAATATTCCATTAAAAGATATTCAAATTGAATTGGTTTCACAAGTTATTCCGCTATTTTTAACGTTTTTCTTAGGTTACTTTGGTTTTCAAGTTGGATTTAGACGTCGTGATGAGTTTTTAACTCTCCTTACGGTAAATAGAAAAGATAGAGAACGTAAAAAATCAGATGAAACAGAAACTACTGAAAGAATTCAGCCTAAAGCAAAAATACTTGATACTAGTGTAATTATTGACGGGCGAATAGCTGATATATGTCAAACTAGTTTTTTAGAAGGAACAATCGTTATTCCAGAATTTGTTCTGGGTGAATTACAGCATATTGCTGATTCCTCTGATGTCTTGAAGCGGAATAGAGGGCGACGTGGACTTGATGTTTTAAACCGAATCCAAAAGGAAATTCCAGTAAATGTTGAAATCTATGAAGGTGATTTTGAAGAAATACAAGAGGTTGATAGCAAGCTAATCAAGCTGGCGAAAGTAATAGATGGTATAGTTGTTACCAATGATTTTAACTTGAATAAAGTTTGTGATTTCCAAGGTGTTCATGTATTGAACATTAACGATTTGGCAAACGCTGTTAAACCAGTTGTATTACCTGGAGAAGAGTTGATGGTTCAAGTGATTAAAGATGGTAAAGAACAGAATCAAGGAATTGCTTATTTAGATGATGGCACAATGATTGTTGTGGAAGAAGGACGTAATTATATCGGCAAAACAATAGAAGTATTAATTACAAGTGTTCTGCAAACATCTGCAGGTAGAATGATTTTTGCAAAACCAAAATTACTTGAAAAAGCACAGTAA